One window of the Pseudarthrobacter sp. ATCC 49987 genome contains the following:
- a CDS encoding IS1249 family transposase: protein MTVRSNQPRCGVCAQKLVKNGSTSAGRTRWRCRSCGASSTQSRVDVTKRAEFTAFISWITGKQRQGAHAGSERTFRRRSAWCWNVAPAAARTGEIHPVIMLDGTYFNGWCVLVAYTGEHVIAWQWCDREKHASWAALLRQIPAPAVAVVDGHKGLESALREHWPETNVQRCLFHIRQNIRTHLTMRPKLDAGKELLALAKALTHVTDLDQAAAWSGEFASWEARWESFLKHRTYAKKTGARPSHIGPAQTWWYTHLGLRRARGSLAAAIKAGHLFTWLTSATEGQQIARTTSPLEGGINAGLKDLLRNHRGLSEDHATRAVDWYLYQHTESPQDPWDLVKPHHWQPQKKESKEVEEPIQPALYDTAFSFEDGNGIQQGWGGRNR, encoded by the coding sequence GTGACGGTTCGATCAAATCAGCCCCGGTGTGGTGTATGTGCTCAGAAGCTTGTGAAGAACGGTTCGACCAGTGCCGGGCGGACGAGATGGCGGTGTAGGTCGTGTGGTGCTTCGAGTACTCAATCCCGGGTTGATGTCACGAAGAGGGCAGAGTTCACGGCCTTCATTTCCTGGATCACGGGGAAGCAGCGGCAAGGCGCCCACGCCGGCTCGGAGAGGACCTTCAGGCGCCGGAGTGCCTGGTGCTGGAATGTCGCCCCGGCGGCCGCGCGGACCGGGGAAATACACCCGGTGATCATGCTCGATGGCACCTACTTCAACGGCTGGTGCGTCCTGGTCGCTTACACCGGCGAGCACGTCATCGCGTGGCAGTGGTGTGACCGGGAAAAGCACGCCTCGTGGGCTGCGCTTCTGCGGCAGATCCCGGCCCCGGCGGTGGCCGTCGTGGATGGCCACAAGGGCCTGGAGAGCGCCTTGAGGGAACACTGGCCGGAAACGAACGTTCAACGGTGCCTGTTCCATATCCGGCAGAACATCCGCACGCATCTGACGATGCGTCCGAAGCTCGATGCCGGTAAGGAACTACTAGCCCTGGCCAAGGCACTCACCCACGTCACGGACCTTGACCAGGCCGCCGCCTGGTCCGGTGAGTTCGCTTCCTGGGAGGCCCGCTGGGAGAGCTTCCTCAAGCACCGGACCTACGCGAAGAAAACCGGCGCCAGGCCCTCACACATCGGACCGGCACAGACCTGGTGGTACACACATCTGGGCCTGCGCCGGGCACGGGGAAGCCTGGCCGCTGCCATCAAGGCAGGGCACCTCTTCACCTGGCTTACCAGCGCTACCGAAGGCCAGCAGATCGCCCGGACGACCAGCCCGCTGGAGGGAGGAATCAACGCAGGCCTCAAAGACCTTCTGCGGAACCACCGCGGCCTCAGCGAAGACCACGCCACACGCGCCGTCGACTGGTACCTCTACCAGCACACTGAATCACCCCAGGACCCTTGGGACCTCGTGAAACCACACCACTGGCAACCCCAAAAGAAGGAGTCAAAGGAGGTGGAGGAGCCCATCCAACCGGCCCTCTACGACACAGCCTTCAGCTTCGAAGACGGCAACGGAATCCAGCAAGGATGGGGCGGAAGAAACCGGTGA
- a CDS encoding cryptochrome/photolyase family protein, with the protein MSSGTPSSTLVWLRDDLRLDDNPALSEAASLGQPLTVVYVLDESSAGVRPLGGATKWWLHHSLADLAAGLEATGSRLLLRRGPAADTIRDLARETGASTLLWNRRYGGPEREVDAGVKAWAAEQGLKAASFQANLMFEPWTVRTGAGGPYKVFTPFWRACLDAPEPRLPLDAPERLPAPAVGAEGKLPDSDGLDSWGLLPRSPDWSAGLAGTWQPGEAGAQERLEDFLDGPVEEYGTGRNVPGVEGTSRLSAHLRFGEISPFRVWHRLRERFGHAAPADVGIFRSELGWREFCWQLLYENPELATRNYRPEFDRFDWQTPSAAELAAWQQGNTGYPLVDAGMRQLWQTGWMHNRVRMASASFLVKNLLADWRLGEAWFWDTLVDADAASNPANWQWVAGSGADASPYFRIFNPVTQSKKFDAGARYLREYLPELSGLDDKSIHEPWKAVGSATGYPEPVVGLPESRARALETYQRLKDA; encoded by the coding sequence ATGTCTTCGGGAACCCCTTCTTCGACCCTTGTCTGGCTCCGCGATGACCTCCGGCTGGACGACAACCCGGCCCTGAGCGAAGCCGCCTCGCTGGGACAGCCGCTGACCGTGGTGTATGTCCTCGATGAGTCCTCCGCCGGTGTGCGGCCCCTCGGCGGCGCTACGAAATGGTGGCTGCACCATTCCCTGGCAGATCTTGCCGCCGGTCTTGAGGCCACAGGCTCCCGGCTCCTGCTGCGCCGCGGTCCCGCCGCGGACACCATCCGGGACCTGGCCCGGGAAACCGGCGCCTCGACGCTGCTCTGGAACCGCCGCTACGGCGGCCCGGAACGCGAGGTGGACGCCGGAGTCAAGGCATGGGCCGCGGAGCAGGGCCTCAAGGCGGCCAGCTTCCAGGCAAACCTGATGTTTGAACCGTGGACCGTGCGGACCGGGGCGGGCGGGCCCTACAAGGTCTTCACGCCCTTCTGGCGCGCCTGCCTGGACGCTCCCGAGCCCCGGCTGCCCCTGGACGCTCCGGAGCGCCTCCCGGCCCCGGCAGTGGGCGCGGAGGGGAAGCTTCCGGACAGCGACGGGCTCGACAGCTGGGGGCTGCTCCCCCGCAGTCCGGACTGGAGCGCCGGGCTCGCCGGCACCTGGCAGCCAGGGGAAGCCGGGGCCCAGGAACGGCTGGAGGACTTCCTGGACGGTCCGGTGGAGGAATACGGCACCGGCCGGAACGTCCCCGGGGTCGAGGGCACCAGCCGGCTCTCCGCGCATCTGCGGTTCGGCGAAATCAGCCCCTTCCGGGTCTGGCACAGACTGCGGGAACGCTTTGGCCATGCAGCGCCGGCCGACGTCGGGATCTTCCGTTCCGAACTCGGCTGGCGGGAGTTCTGCTGGCAGCTGCTCTACGAGAACCCGGAACTGGCCACCCGGAACTACCGGCCGGAGTTTGACCGTTTCGACTGGCAGACGCCCTCCGCCGCCGAGCTCGCGGCCTGGCAGCAGGGCAACACCGGCTATCCCCTGGTCGACGCCGGGATGCGCCAGCTCTGGCAGACCGGCTGGATGCACAACCGCGTCCGGATGGCGTCCGCGAGTTTCCTGGTCAAGAACCTGCTGGCCGACTGGAGGCTCGGCGAGGCCTGGTTCTGGGACACCCTGGTGGACGCCGACGCCGCCAGCAATCCGGCGAACTGGCAGTGGGTGGCCGGATCCGGGGCCGACGCCTCGCCATACTTCCGGATCTTCAACCCGGTCACCCAGAGCAAGAAGTTCGACGCCGGTGCCCGCTACCTGCGCGAATATCTCCCGGAACTCTCCGGACTGGACGACAAGTCGATCCACGAGCCGTGGAAGGCCGTCGGTTCGGCCACGGGTTACCCGGAACCGGTCGTCGGCCTGCCCGAGTCCCGTGCCCGGGCGCTGGAGACCTACCAGCGGCTCAAGGACGCCTGA